In Erigeron canadensis isolate Cc75 chromosome 7, C_canadensis_v1, whole genome shotgun sequence, one DNA window encodes the following:
- the LOC122607977 gene encoding rab3 GTPase-activating protein catalytic subunit isoform X2, giving the protein MASSSGKKRHDMEDETEEEEEEEEFEHFDDFTLASSWERFISEIEAVCRQWLAIGPKNLLEKGAVSLGEPKNLYKVKSELKYAMKSYCMEYYFEISNAVASSQSGKAVDWNFPLHDLQLSFGVKEFMVIAPQSASGVILDSPEASKLLSAVAIAFSNCSSLWPAFVPVHDPSRKAYIGIQNMGTVFTRRFEGDLIASQVPVKLMHLEGLYELFVSKFAFSSSDLATHFFRVHFTMKLTYKTLPYDDDDNERLKSESVIAESGEDNGGDNRNKLQWDDDCPWSEWYTAEDPVKAFELIVMWDEKIVESSMEMAEMENVSIHEAQKWFIVPEFTSYIAGDVMGYVVGFASQLRLLVNALAMSLEVKFMEDFVSAETPGSEKLKSSAVVPPPTVLDRVLKDLCHNGPEVISSESRHKSSRLIKGAPLETLFAQLCLHSLWFGDCNIRAIAVLWIEFIREVRWCWEESQPLPRMPVNGTVDLSTCLVNQKLQMLAICIEKKRQQQDSHQDGDNNSDSSSAVSTGVFNEDLSDPLKAKGGLVKESDSTSTSDGFHKSGATTNRFSSMPQRSVTSADLESLDHKRRGSAGVVESMMLLNSNTYMHAPFTLDPPLMTEDMHEERLRAVEVLGDSYNFSGQLEKDILSSDMSAFKAANPDAIFEDFIRWHSPKDWEEDESSKKKWPPGGRLSERMSDSGNSWRKIWNDAPPLPASEQKPLMDPNREGEKILHYLETVRPHQLLEQMVCTAFRAAADTLNQTSFGGLKHMTTKIDQLYLTIASALRPLQANKLPGDMEIIEDLKRLCVVFEHVEKLITLAASLHRKFLHAPRLAQSIFNDFFNFYVPKMGKGSLGGDANKEIKKEEVRVNERDVITSMFVQPSANQSWRKVLSMGNLLNGHEPILREIVFSLRDRVDSSYYAPGNRNPWSHEQEIETHRMYICGTSNDLRVALSVTSCD; this is encoded by the exons ATGGCATCATCATCTGGCAAAAAAAGGCATGACATGGAAGAtgagactgaagaagaagaagaagaagagg AGTTTGAGCATTTCGATGACTTTACCCTAGCCTCTTCATGGGAAAG GTTTATCTCGGAAATTGAGGCTGTATGTCGACAATGGTTAGCAATTGGCCCTAAAAATTTGTTG GAAAAGGGAGCTGTTTCATTAGGGGAGCCGAAGAACTTGTATAAGGTCAAATCTGAGTTGAAATATGCTATGAAAAGCTATTGCATGGAGTATTATTTTGAAATTAGTAATGCTG ttgCATCATCTCAATCAGGAAAGGCTGTAGATTGGAATTTCCCTTTACATGACCTGCAATTGTCTTTCGGTGTGAAAGAATTCATG GTGATTGCACCTCAAAGTGCCAGTGGTGTTATTCTTGATTCACCGGAGGCTAGCAAGCTCCTAAGTGCAGTTGCTATAGCTTTCTCAAATTGTTCCAG TTTGTGGCCAGCATTTGTTCCAGTGCATGATCCTTCTCGGAAAGCTTACATCGGTATACAAAATATGGGGACAGTCTTTACTCGAAGATTCGAGGGAGATCTTATTGCTAGCCAGGTTCCAGTTAAACTTATGCATTTGGAGGGACTATATGAGCTCTTTGTTTCCAAGTTT GCATTCTCTTCATCAGACCTTGCGACACATTTTTTCAGAGTTCACTTCACAATGAAGCTAACATACAAAACTCTTccttatgatgatgatgataacgaAAGGCTGAAATCAGAGTCTGTAATTGCTGAATCTGGAGAGGATAACGGAGGTGATAACCGCAACAAATTACAGTGGGATGATGATTGTCCTTGGAGTGAGTGGTACACTGCAGAAGACCCTGTAAAAG CATTTGAGCTGATTGTCATGTGGGATGAGAAAATTGTTGAAAGTTCCATGGAGATGGCTGAAATGGAAAATGTTTCTATCCATGAAGCTCAAAAGTGGTTCATTGTTCCCGAATTCACTTCTTATAT TGCGGGTGATGTTATGGGATACGTGGTTGGATTTGCTTCACAACTTAGGCTTTTGGTTAATGCATTGGCTATGTCATTGGAAGTGAAATTCATGGAAGATTTTGTGTCAG CTGAAACACCAGGATCCGAAAAGTTAAAGTCATCTGCAGTAGTTCCTCCACCGACAGTTCTTGATCGTGTTCTCAAGGATCTTTGTCATAATG GACCTGAAGTCATTTCTTCTGAAAGCAGACACAAGAGTTCTAGACTTATCAAGGGAGCTCCCTTGGAAACTCTGTTTGCTCAACTTTGCTTACATTCTTTATGGTTTGGAGATTGCAACATACGTG CCATTGCTGTGCTATGGATAGAGTTTATTAGAGAAGTTCGTTGGTGTTGGGAAGAGTCACAACCATTGCCACGAATGCCAGTTAATGGCACAGTTGACCTATCAACTTGTTTGGTTAACCAAAAACTGCAAATG CTTGCAATATGTATCGAGAAAAAACGCCAGCAGCAAGACAGCCATCAAGATGGTGACAACAATAGTGATTCTTCTAGTGCAGTG TCAACTGGTGTGTTTAATGAGGACTTATCTGATCCATTGAAAGCCAAAGGAGGTTTAGTCAAGGAAAGTGACAG CACCTCAACTTCTGATGGCTTCCATAAATCCGGAGCAACCACTAATAGGTTTAGTTCTATGCCACAACGTTCTGTGACATCTGCTGATTTGGAATCTTTGGATCATAAGAGAAGGGGATCGGCAGGTGTAGTGGAATCCATGATGCTTTTGAACTCAAACACCTACATGCATGCTCCATTCACTCTG GATCCACCATTAATGACCGAAGATATGCATGAAGAAAGGCTACGTGCGGTTGAAGTTTTGGGTGATTCATAT AACTTCTCAGGCCAGTTAGAGAAGGACATCCTATCTTCAG ATATGTCAGCATTCAAAGCTGCAAACCCAGATGCCATTTTTGAAGATTTCATTCGGTGGCATTCCCCAAAAGACTGGGAGGAGGACGAGAGTTCTAAAAAGAAATGGCCTCCTGGAGGAAGACTTTCAGAGAGAATGTCAGACTCTGGGAATTCATGGCGTAAAATATGGAATGATGCACCTCCTTTGCCAGCTTCAGAACAGAAGCCACTTATGGATCCAAATAGAGAAGGAGAAAAG ATACTTCATTATCTGGAAACAGTGCGACCACATCAATTGTTGGAGCAAATGGTGTGTACCGCTTTCCGGGCAGCAGCTGACACTCTTAACCAGACTAGCTTTGGTGGATTGAAGCACATGACGACCAAAATCGATCAGTTATATCTCACTATTGCTTCTGCATTGAGGCCTTTGCAAG CAAACAAGTTACCTGGGGATATGGAGATAATTGAAGACTTGAAACGCCTTTGTGTTGTATTTGAACATGTGGAGAAATTAATAACATTAGCTGCATCTCTTCATCGCAAATTCTTGCACGCACCACGTCTTGCACAATCTATTTTTAATGACTTCTTCAACTTCTATGTACCCAAAATGGGAAAAGGCTCACTAGGAGGAGATGCAAACAAG GAAATCAAGAAGGAAGAAGTAAGGGTGAACGAGAGAGACGTCATTACAAGTATGTTTGTTCAACCCTCGGCTAACCAGTCCTGGAGAAAAGTATTGAGCATGGGGAATCTACTGAATGGCCATGAACCAATTTTAAGAGAAATTGTATTCTCATTGCGAGATAGAGTGGATAGTAGTTACTATGCTCCTGGGAATCGGAATCCATGGAGTCATGAGCAAGAAATAGAAACTCATAGGATGTACATTTGTGGAACTTCAAATGATCTAAGGGTAGCTCTATCTGTTACCTCTTGTGATTga
- the LOC122607977 gene encoding rab3 GTPase-activating protein catalytic subunit isoform X1, whose product MASSSGKKRHDMEDETEEEEEEEFEHFDDFTLASSWERFISEIEAVCRQWLAIGPKNLLEKGAVSLGEPKNLYKVKSELKYAMKSYCMEYYFEISNAVASSQSGKAVDWNFPLHDLQLSFGVKEFMVIAPQSASGVILDSPEASKLLSAVAIAFSNCSSLWPAFVPVHDPSRKAYIGIQNMGTVFTRRFEGDLIASQVPVKLMHLEGLYELFVSKFAFSSSDLATHFFRVHFTMKLTYKTLPYDDDDNERLKSESVIAESGEDNGGDNRNKLQWDDDCPWSEWYTAEDPVKAFELIVMWDEKIVESSMEMAEMENVSIHEAQKWFIVPEFTSYIAGDVMGYVVGFASQLRLLVNALAMSLEVKFMEDFVSAETPGSEKLKSSAVVPPPTVLDRVLKDLCHNGPEVISSESRHKSSRLIKGAPLETLFAQLCLHSLWFGDCNIRAIAVLWIEFIREVRWCWEESQPLPRMPVNGTVDLSTCLVNQKLQMLAICIEKKRQQQDSHQDGDNNSDSSSAVSTGVFNEDLSDPLKAKGGLVKESDSTSTSDGFHKSGATTNRFSSMPQRSVTSADLESLDHKRRGSAGVVESMMLLNSNTYMHAPFTLDPPLMTEDMHEERLRAVEVLGDSYNFSGQLEKDILSSDMSAFKAANPDAIFEDFIRWHSPKDWEEDESSKKKWPPGGRLSERMSDSGNSWRKIWNDAPPLPASEQKPLMDPNREGEKILHYLETVRPHQLLEQMVCTAFRAAADTLNQTSFGGLKHMTTKIDQLYLTIASALRPLQANKLPGDMEIIEDLKRLCVVFEHVEKLITLAASLHRKFLHAPRLAQSIFNDFFNFYVPKMGKGSLGGDANKFCQEIKKEEVRVNERDVITSMFVQPSANQSWRKVLSMGNLLNGHEPILREIVFSLRDRVDSSYYAPGNRNPWSHEQEIETHRMYICGTSNDLRVALSVTSCD is encoded by the exons ATGGCATCATCATCTGGCAAAAAAAGGCATGACATGGAAGAtgagactgaagaagaagaagaagaagag TTTGAGCATTTCGATGACTTTACCCTAGCCTCTTCATGGGAAAG GTTTATCTCGGAAATTGAGGCTGTATGTCGACAATGGTTAGCAATTGGCCCTAAAAATTTGTTG GAAAAGGGAGCTGTTTCATTAGGGGAGCCGAAGAACTTGTATAAGGTCAAATCTGAGTTGAAATATGCTATGAAAAGCTATTGCATGGAGTATTATTTTGAAATTAGTAATGCTG ttgCATCATCTCAATCAGGAAAGGCTGTAGATTGGAATTTCCCTTTACATGACCTGCAATTGTCTTTCGGTGTGAAAGAATTCATG GTGATTGCACCTCAAAGTGCCAGTGGTGTTATTCTTGATTCACCGGAGGCTAGCAAGCTCCTAAGTGCAGTTGCTATAGCTTTCTCAAATTGTTCCAG TTTGTGGCCAGCATTTGTTCCAGTGCATGATCCTTCTCGGAAAGCTTACATCGGTATACAAAATATGGGGACAGTCTTTACTCGAAGATTCGAGGGAGATCTTATTGCTAGCCAGGTTCCAGTTAAACTTATGCATTTGGAGGGACTATATGAGCTCTTTGTTTCCAAGTTT GCATTCTCTTCATCAGACCTTGCGACACATTTTTTCAGAGTTCACTTCACAATGAAGCTAACATACAAAACTCTTccttatgatgatgatgataacgaAAGGCTGAAATCAGAGTCTGTAATTGCTGAATCTGGAGAGGATAACGGAGGTGATAACCGCAACAAATTACAGTGGGATGATGATTGTCCTTGGAGTGAGTGGTACACTGCAGAAGACCCTGTAAAAG CATTTGAGCTGATTGTCATGTGGGATGAGAAAATTGTTGAAAGTTCCATGGAGATGGCTGAAATGGAAAATGTTTCTATCCATGAAGCTCAAAAGTGGTTCATTGTTCCCGAATTCACTTCTTATAT TGCGGGTGATGTTATGGGATACGTGGTTGGATTTGCTTCACAACTTAGGCTTTTGGTTAATGCATTGGCTATGTCATTGGAAGTGAAATTCATGGAAGATTTTGTGTCAG CTGAAACACCAGGATCCGAAAAGTTAAAGTCATCTGCAGTAGTTCCTCCACCGACAGTTCTTGATCGTGTTCTCAAGGATCTTTGTCATAATG GACCTGAAGTCATTTCTTCTGAAAGCAGACACAAGAGTTCTAGACTTATCAAGGGAGCTCCCTTGGAAACTCTGTTTGCTCAACTTTGCTTACATTCTTTATGGTTTGGAGATTGCAACATACGTG CCATTGCTGTGCTATGGATAGAGTTTATTAGAGAAGTTCGTTGGTGTTGGGAAGAGTCACAACCATTGCCACGAATGCCAGTTAATGGCACAGTTGACCTATCAACTTGTTTGGTTAACCAAAAACTGCAAATG CTTGCAATATGTATCGAGAAAAAACGCCAGCAGCAAGACAGCCATCAAGATGGTGACAACAATAGTGATTCTTCTAGTGCAGTG TCAACTGGTGTGTTTAATGAGGACTTATCTGATCCATTGAAAGCCAAAGGAGGTTTAGTCAAGGAAAGTGACAG CACCTCAACTTCTGATGGCTTCCATAAATCCGGAGCAACCACTAATAGGTTTAGTTCTATGCCACAACGTTCTGTGACATCTGCTGATTTGGAATCTTTGGATCATAAGAGAAGGGGATCGGCAGGTGTAGTGGAATCCATGATGCTTTTGAACTCAAACACCTACATGCATGCTCCATTCACTCTG GATCCACCATTAATGACCGAAGATATGCATGAAGAAAGGCTACGTGCGGTTGAAGTTTTGGGTGATTCATAT AACTTCTCAGGCCAGTTAGAGAAGGACATCCTATCTTCAG ATATGTCAGCATTCAAAGCTGCAAACCCAGATGCCATTTTTGAAGATTTCATTCGGTGGCATTCCCCAAAAGACTGGGAGGAGGACGAGAGTTCTAAAAAGAAATGGCCTCCTGGAGGAAGACTTTCAGAGAGAATGTCAGACTCTGGGAATTCATGGCGTAAAATATGGAATGATGCACCTCCTTTGCCAGCTTCAGAACAGAAGCCACTTATGGATCCAAATAGAGAAGGAGAAAAG ATACTTCATTATCTGGAAACAGTGCGACCACATCAATTGTTGGAGCAAATGGTGTGTACCGCTTTCCGGGCAGCAGCTGACACTCTTAACCAGACTAGCTTTGGTGGATTGAAGCACATGACGACCAAAATCGATCAGTTATATCTCACTATTGCTTCTGCATTGAGGCCTTTGCAAG CAAACAAGTTACCTGGGGATATGGAGATAATTGAAGACTTGAAACGCCTTTGTGTTGTATTTGAACATGTGGAGAAATTAATAACATTAGCTGCATCTCTTCATCGCAAATTCTTGCACGCACCACGTCTTGCACAATCTATTTTTAATGACTTCTTCAACTTCTATGTACCCAAAATGGGAAAAGGCTCACTAGGAGGAGATGCAAACAAG ttttgccaGGAAATCAAGAAGGAAGAAGTAAGGGTGAACGAGAGAGACGTCATTACAAGTATGTTTGTTCAACCCTCGGCTAACCAGTCCTGGAGAAAAGTATTGAGCATGGGGAATCTACTGAATGGCCATGAACCAATTTTAAGAGAAATTGTATTCTCATTGCGAGATAGAGTGGATAGTAGTTACTATGCTCCTGGGAATCGGAATCCATGGAGTCATGAGCAAGAAATAGAAACTCATAGGATGTACATTTGTGGAACTTCAAATGATCTAAGGGTAGCTCTATCTGTTACCTCTTGTGATTga
- the LOC122607939 gene encoding protein LIGHT-DEPENDENT SHORT HYPOCOTYLS 5-like yields the protein MELASGSGSNDPVEPPGPSPPQPQQPPSRYESQKRRDWNTFLQYLTNHKPPLTLARCSGAHVIEFLKYLDQFGKTKVHVIGCPYFGQPNPPAPCACQLKQAWGSLDALIGRLRAAYEENGGRPESNPFGVRAVRMYLREVKESQAKARGVPYEKKRKRPGGGGRGGGGGGLVVTNVVTDGGGGDGVGGSGGNDSASVCSSAPTTSTG from the coding sequence ATGGAATTAGCATCCGGATCCGGGTCAAATGACCCGGTTGAACCACCCGGCCCATCACCACCGCAACCACAACAACCACCTAGCCGATATGAGTCACAAAAAAGACGTGATTGGAACACTTTCTTACAATATTTGACCAACCATAAGCCACCTTTGACGTTAGCTAGATGTAGTGGGGCACATGTGATTGAGTTTTTAAAGTACTTGGATCAATTTGGAAAAACTAAGGTACATGTAATTGGTTGTCCATATTTTGGTCAGCCAAATCCACCAGCACCATGTGCTTGTCAACTTAAACAAGCTTGGGGGAGCTTAGATGCACTTATTGGTCGCCTTCGAGCCGCCTATGAAGAGAATGGTGGGAGGCCCGAGTCGAATCCTTTTGGTGTTAGAGCAGTTAGGATGTATTTGAGAGAAGTTAAAGAAAGTCAAGCTAAAGCTAGAGGTGTCCCTTATGAAAAGAAGCGAAAAAgacctggtggtggtggtcgtggtggcggcggtggtggtttGGTTGTGACGAATGTGGTGacagatggtggtggtggggatGGTGTTGGTGGAAGTGGTGGAAATGACTCTGCTTCTGTTTGTAGCAGTGCTCCCACCACTTCCACGGGTTAA